The following DNA comes from Alienimonas californiensis.
CTTCAGCTCTTCCGTCAGGCGCTCGAACTCCGACTGCTGGAAGGCGAGGCGGGCGTCCATCGCGGTCCGATCCGCTTTATTCAGGCGGGTGCGGAGCGGCGCCTCGGCGGCCATCCGGTCCACCCGGTCCTGGAGGGCCTGGCGTTCGGCCTGGAGGCGGTTCGTGCGTTCGCGGTAGGCGGCGACGACGGCGGCGGCCAGGGAGTCCGAGGTCGTGACCGTCTCCGTGGTCACCCGATCGGTCACCTGAAACCGGACCGGCTGTTCGCCGCCGCCGACGCGGGTGATGGAGAACTCGTCCAGTTCCGCCCGCCGCGCGTCCCAGTTCTGCCCGCCGGCGCTGATCGCCGCGGCAAAGCCGCAGAACAGCACGCAGAGCACGAACGCGGCGACCGCCAGCGGTTTGCCGAGTCGGGCCATGAGGGAATGTGGAACGGGGGCGCGGGGAAAGCGACGCGGAACGGTCGCGGGAGGCCGATATCGTGCGGGGGGCGCGCGGGCCTGTCAAACTGCGATCGGCGTTGCAAGTCCGCCGGATGAACGTCGTTCGCCCCCGACCACAGGACCGCGCCAACCGCCCCGACGGGTCGTGCGGGCCGCGGCGACCGCCCGGATTGTTCGGGTCCGGCGCCGCGGGCGGACCCGGCCCGTTGCGGGCGGTCGGGGGATTCTCGCGGCGGGGGGAGGGGGCGGGCGCCGACGGCTCCGGCGGCGCCCGCCTGTTCAATGAAATCTTCCAGCGGAACTCCCTACTATTCCGGGAACGCTGTCGCCTCGGGGGCGTTTCGATACTCTCGGGAAGCGTCCGCGGCGCCGTCCGGCCCCGTTCCCTCCGTCGCCCACCACCCCCTCCCGCAAGGTCTCGCCTGTGGCCACCGAGCGCGCCTGCCGGTTCGAGCAGGACGGCAATCTGCTCATTATCACCCTGCTCCCGGAACTGGCGGAGGTGCCGTGGGCGGACGTGGAGGAGATTGGGTCCAGCCTGGAGACCCGGGTGTTGGATCGGGACAAGCCGCAGGTGATCGTCGACCTGACCCCGCTGGCCCACATGGGCAGCGGGATGGTCGCCCTGGTGGTGCGAATCTGGAAGGCCGCCCAGCAGCAGGGCGGGAAGTTCGCGGTGGTGAACGATCACGAACTGGTTGGGGAGGTGCTCCAGTTGGCGGGGCTGGCCGACCGCTGGACGATTGTGTCCACCCGGGACGAGGCCCGTAAACGCCTCGACGTCCGCGCCAGGGCCGCCCCGGCCCGGGCGGCGATCGTCGGCGGGGCCCCCGCCGCGGCGGCGGCCGGCGGCGGCGGACTGCTGGCGGCCTGCGGGGTGGGCGCGGTGTTGCTGAGTGCCGCGGCGTTGATCCTCATGTTCCTCGCCCCGGACCTGCTGCCCGCCCTGGCCCTGAAGGCGACGCTGTTCGCCGGGGCCGTGATCGGCATTGTGCTCGGCACCCTCACGCTGGCGTGGTACCTCGGCGTGCCCCGGTTCACCGGCGTGGGCGTGCTGCTGTGCAGCGTGGCGCTGCTGATCGCCGGGCTGGTGCTCGAACCGAATCGGCTCCCCGCGGACGACGGTCCGAACGACTCCGCGGACCTCGTCGTCCCCGACGCCGAGCCTTCCACGGCCCCGCAGGCTCCCGGCTCCACGGCCGACCCGCTCGCGGAACCGGCCCCCGAACCCCCGTCGACCCCCGCGGAGGCTCTCAACGGCGCGAGCGACGACGCGGCCCTGATCGGCGCGGGCCAACCAGACGCCGGCCGCCCGACCGAAGTCCTCTCCGCCGGCTCCGTCCGCGACTGACGCCCGCGGGGACGCCGCCCCCGCCGCCCCGTTTTCGTTCACCTCTCTCACACCGTCTCCCGCCGGATCGCCCCCGTGAGTACCGACGAACCGAACGCCGACCGTCCGAAGTCGGGCAATCCCGCCCGGCCGCGGCGGAACCCCTCCGAGCAGCGGGCCCTCCAAGCGGAGCTGCGCGAACTGGCGGACGTGGTCGGCCCCGGCCCGCTCGTCGATCTGCTGCTGGAACGGGCGTTCCAGATGCAGGCGACGGACATCCACCTCGACCCGACCGGCAACGACCTGCGGGTCCGCGTTCGGGTGGACGGGCTGTTGCACGACATCCTCCGCCTGCCCTCGGACACCCAGAACCAGGTGATCAGCCGGGTCAAGCTGCTGGGCGGGATGGACATCACGGAGCGCCGTCACGCCCAGGACGGGCACATCTCCAACAGCATCGCCGGCGTCGAGCGGGACGTGCGGATCGGCAGCGGGCCGACGATCCACGGCGAACGGCTCGTGCTGCGGCTCATGCCCGAAAGCGGGAACTTCACCCGGCTGGAGGAACTGGGCATTCGACAAGCCCAGCAGGAACTGCTCGAACGGCAGCTCAACCGGCCGTACGGCATGATCCTGGCGGTCGGCCCGGTCGGCAGCGGCAAGACGACCACCATGTACGCCGGCCTGCACGGCCTGAACGAACCCCACCGCAGCCTCGTCACGATCGAAGACCCGGTCGAACGTCGGATCGAGGGCGTGAACCAGATTCAGGTCGACAACCGGACCAGCTTCGGCTTCGCCGAGGCCCTGCGGGCCTGCCTGCGGCAGGACCCGAACGTGATGATGGTCGGCGAGATCCGCGACGCGGAGACCGCCCACATCGCCGGCCGGGCGGCGCTGACCGGGGTGCTGGTGCTCTCCACGATGCACGCCAACGACGCGGCCAGCGCCGTCGACGTACTGCGGGAGTTCGACGTGCCGCCGGCCGTCATCGCGGATTCGGTCAACTGCATCGTCTCCCAGCGCCTGCTCCGCCGGGCCAGCGAACGCAGCCGGGAGGAGTACAGCGCGGACGACGCCACCGCGGAGATCCTCGGCCTCTCCGCCGAGGAGCGGGCCGACGCCACGTTGGTGCGGGGCATTCCCTCGGAGGAGAACTTCCAGACCGGCTACGTCGGCCGGACCGGCGTTTACGAGGTGATGCCGATCGACGGCGACGTGCGGAAGGCGATCCTCCGCGGCGCCCCCACGCGGGAGATCCGTGACATCGCCCGGGCCAACGGGATGAGCAGTTTGGAATCCGAAGCCCGGGCGAAGGCGCTGTCCGGGGAAACCACCGTCGAGGAGTTCGTGCGGTTGCAGGCCGGCCTCTCCGACGATCCGACCGGCAAGCGGGACCGCACGCACGGCGAGTTCGCCGGCAACCCGGATCGCCGCCCCGACGGCCCGCCGCAGGGCGGCGGCGACGGCCGGTCGAATCCGCCGAAGTCGTCCACCGTCCGCGTCGCCTGAGCGGCTGTCCGTCGGGCCGTCAAGGTTTGCCGTCGCCGCTAGGCGGCGCGAGGTTGCTGGCCTGTCGACGCGCCGCTTAACAGCGACGGCGAACCGATTTGTCCCGTCCGCCTCACTCCGTCTTCACGGCCGTCAGCCGCACGGTGAGGCGGCCGTCGTTGTCGTCCAGTTGGCCCCACTTGTCCCGGCAACGGAGCACCAACTGGCCTGACGCCGGGGCGGTGAACGTGCCGGCGGCGCCCAGTTCGAACTCCTCGCTGAGGGTGTAGTCGTTCGGGTCGAAGATCGCCCCGACCAGCCGGCCGCGGCCGTCCTCCCCGCCGTCGGCGGTCACCGGCGGCGGCGGTTCGGTCGGTTCGGCGTCGTCCTCCGGCTTCGGCTCCTCGTAGTCGTCGTCCAGCACGGTGACGTGCGTGGGGCGGGGTTCGTCCCGGCCGACGCTCCACTCGCCCTCGGCGGCGTATTCGATCACGACGCCCTCCGTCAGTTCCGCGGCCCCGGGCTGCCAGCCGGCGTCCGCCTTCAGCCGGGCGGTCGCCCGACGGCCCTCCCGCAGCGGGCGGTAGCGGCCCTTCCAATCCCAAGCGATCAGGTCCGGCCGCACGCCCTGTTCGAGCACGTCGAGGAAGAAGTCGTATTCGAAGGTGATCTCCCGCGCCATCGGCCCGTAGACGGACTCGAAGCTCAGCTTGCCGTCCTCGTTCATCAGGCTCACGCCCAGCGGGCGGTAGCGGTCGCGGTAGTTCGGGTTGTAGGCCAGCACGTGCGCCAACGCCCAGCGCCAGGCGTAGTTCTCCCAGCTGTCGCCGGTGACGGCGTTCGGGTCGAGGATCTCACGCAGGGTTTGCCGCGGCGAGGTTTGCAGGTGGCTCATCACCGGCTCAGAGACCCGCACGCTGACGTCGCCCTGACGGAAGTAGGAGCCCAGTTCCGCCAGCCCCTCGCTGTACCAGACCGGCCCGGTGCCGCCGAAGGTCAGCATGCAGTAGGCATGGACGGACTCGTGCAGCGGGGTGCCGCGGCGGGAGGAGGCGTAGGCGGTCGCGCTGGCGTCGGTGGCCCGGAACTGGCCGGTGAAGGTGTTTTGCAGGCCCATCGTCGAGCCGATCGTGACTCCGCCGCCCTCGCGCATCTTCGCGGCGGCCTCGGGCGGCAGCGGCACGCCCTGCCATTTCGCGGTGTCCTTCCAGACCAGCAATGGGATCGGCTTGCGCAGCGGCGCGCCGAAGAACCGGCCGACCAGATCGAGCATCGTTTCCAACTCGACCAGCAGCGCCTCGGATTTCTCCGCGGGCAGGTCGGTGGTGAGGATCACGTTCCGGCTGCGAAAGACGTTCAACGCCGGGCCGGTCGCCTCTCCCGCATTGCCGGCATCGCCGCTGGCCGGCGGCTGGGCGAGCGCCGGGCCGCAACACGTTAACGCGGCGAGGGCGGCGAAGGTCAGGCCGAAGGTGCGGCGGGCGGAACGCGGGGCGGGCACGGGGCGTCTCTCAAGGCGGGGCGTCGTGCGGCCAGAATAACGTCCCCGCCGTCCCGCGGCCGGCGTTCAGTCCGCCCGCCAGAAGCTCACGACCACCGAGCCGGCGTTGTCGTGTAGTTGGCCCCACCGGTCGCGGCAGCGCACGGCGAGGTGGCCGTCGGTCGGCGCCACGAACTCGCCCTCCGCGCCGAGTTCGATTTCTTCCGAGAAGCTCAGCCCGACCGGGTCGAACACCGCGGCCACGAGGACGCCGCGGGAGTCCGCGAGCCCGTCCGCGTCGCAGGGGGCGTAGGCCGCCGCCGGAGGCCCGGCGGGGTCGGCCGGGGCGGGGTCGGCGTCGAAGTGCGGGACCGGAGCATCCGGACCGACGATCCAATGCCCCCACGTGCGTACCCTCAGGCGCTGCCCCTCCACGACCGCCAGCCCCGTTGGCTGCCACCCGCGGCGGGCGATCACCTCACCCCCCGTCCAGTTCCCCCGGCCCGGCGGGATGGGCGCAGCGGCGACCGACCAGTCCCAGGCGGTCAGCGCCGGGTCCGCTCCCTGCTCGAACGTGTCCAGAAAGTGGTCGAATTCGAAGGCGATGCGGGGGGCGTCCCGGCCGAAGGCGGCGTCGTAGCGGTCTTCGACGGCGTCGGCGAGGGATTCGGCGACCTCCGGGGCCGGCGGCGGCGCCGGCCGCAGCAGCGTGGCCCCGCCCGGCCCCGAACCGACCGATTGCACGACCACCTGCTGAACCGGCTGCGAGGGCGACTGGGACGCGGCGAGCGTCGCTTCCGCAGAGCCCATGCCCGACAGCAGCCCCGGCAACGCGTCCCGGAAGCGGGCGGCGTAATTGGGGTTGTGCAACATCATGTGGGTGAACGCCCACCGAAACGGAACCGACGTCGCCGGGTCCAGCCCGTAGGGAGCGAAGTCCTCGTTGAGGGCCGGCGGGCCGGCGGCGAAGTCCGCGATCTCCGCGGCGTGGGGTCGTTCGTCGGGGTGGGCGGCGGTGTGCCGAAGGTAGTCGTACTCCCGCTTAACCACGCACACGCGGCCGCCGCCGGTCGTGCGATACCGGCCGACTTCCGCCAGCCCGTCCCGCAGCCAACTGGACGCGGTGACGCCGTAGTCCGTCGCCAACAACGCCGCGACGGCGCCGCGGCCCGCCATCCCGCCGGCGGCCGGGCCGTACCATTCGGTGCGGTCCGGGCTGTCCTGCTGGGCGACCAAGACCCCGTTCATGACGCGCGCGGCGGGCAGCAGAGCGGTTCCCCCGGGCGTTGCGCGGGCGGCGCCGGCCTGCCACGGCAGGGGGAGGTTCTCCCACGGCTCACCTTGATCCCAGGCGAACAGCCTCACCGGGTCGCCGGCGATCGTCACGCCCGGGAAGGGGCGGGCGGGGATCCCCCGCTGCGGGCGGCGGGGCCGGTCCGGCTCGGTCTTCAACAGGCGCCGCACCGCCTCCGCGTTCGCCGCCGCCCGCGCCCCTTCCGCCGCGGCCAGTTCCGGCGAAAGGTCCGTGTGCAGCGTGAGGTTGGGGAGCGTATAGGCCCGGATCTCCGGCGGGACGGCGCCGTCCGCCGGGGGCGGGTCCGGCGGCGGGTCCGCCGCCAGGACCGGGGCACAGGAGACGACCAACGCGGCCGCGAACGGGACAAACGGGCGGACGCCGAACACGTTGAGACTCCGAATGGAGCGAAACTGAGGGGAGCCTTCAACCTACCGGGCCTGATCCGCCCGCGGAAGACCTTCCTCCGATCGCACCCCGGCGTGCCTCACCCCCGTCGAGCCCGGATCGCGGCCCGCACGTCGGCGGCGCTGACGGTCGCGGCGGGCGCCGGGGGGGCTTCGTCGGCCGCTTCCCCGCTAGCGGCCAGCGTTTCGCAGCCCGCGAGGGCTTCCGGGGTCAGGAACGGGGTGAGTTCCGAGAAGCCGTAGCCGTCCCGCAGCCCGTGCCGTTTGAGGTGCCGGGTGAGCGGGTGGCAGATCGTCAGGTGCGTACGGGCCCGGGTGAGGGCGACGTAGAACAGTCGGCGCTCCTCCTCCAGCGCCGCGTCGTCCTCCGCCTGCTCGCTGGGAATCCCGCCCTGGCAGGCGTTCAGCACGAACACCGCCTCGAACTCCAGGCCCTTGGCGGAGTGCATTGTGGAAAGCGTGACCGTCTCCTCGTCCTCCCGCGGCCCGGCCGACGCCGCGGCGCTGCTGGGCGGGTCGAGCGTCAGGTCCGCGAGGAACGACGCTCGATCCCGTCCCCGGCCGGCGAGCAGTTCGATTTGCTCCAGGTCCCGGTTCCGCTCGGCGGCGTTGTCGTAGGTCGCCTCCATCAGCGGGCGGTACAGGCGCCGGACGCGCCGGATCTGGGACGACAGATCCTCCCGGTTCGCGGCGAGCAGCGGCATCAGGTCGAGGAACGCCTTCCACTCGGCGACTCCCCCTCCCGGGGCGGCTAACTCTTTCCAACTCCCGAAGTCTCCGTTTGACTCCCGCAGTAGGGCGACCGCCTTCGCCGCCCGACTCCGCCCGACTCCCGGGAGGAGGAGCAGGCAGCGGAGGGTGCTGATCTCGTCCCGCGGGTTCTCGGCCAGTCGCAGGAATGCCAGCAGGTCCTTCACATGGGCCGTCTCGAGGAACCGCAGCCCGCCGAACTTTTTGAAGGGGACGTCCCGCTTTTGGAGTTCCAACTCCAACGCGAGGCTGTGGTGGGAGGCCCGGAACAGCACGGCCTGTTTGTCGAGTTCGAGGCCGCTGTCGCGGAGTTCCAGCAGGCGGTCGGTGACGAAGCGGGCCTGTTCCGCCTCGTCCTTGCAGCGGACGACCAGCGGGGGCGGGCCGATCTGCCGGGTGGCGGTGAGGGTCTTTTCGTGGCGCTCCGCGGCGGCGGCGATGACGGCGTTGGCGACCGTCAGGATCGCCGCCGTGCTGCGGTAGTTCGTCTCCAGCGGCAGGACGGTCGCGGCGGGGTAGTGCTCGGCGAAATCGAGAATGTTCCGCACCGTGGCGGCCCGGAAGCTGTAGATCGCCTGGGCGTCGTCGCCGACGGCGGTGAGGCCGCGGCCGTCCGGGGCGAGGTTCTTCAGCAAGCGGGCCTGGAGGACGTTCGTGTCCTGGTATTCGTCCA
Coding sequences within:
- a CDS encoding ATP-dependent helicase; amino-acid sequence: MPQNDADAPDDPVLAGLNPQQRAAASHGDGPLLIVAGAGTGKTTTLAARVAHLIREGADPSGILLLTFTRRAATEMLDRVARRLRGALGEAGERAARQVWGGTFHGVAARILRVYHAALGLPRDFSILDRGDTEDLLDLCRGRLELPSGGARFPKKAVCAAIVSRAANSGETVAEVLETRYPHLLQHEPTLRRLFDLYDEAKGEQNLLDFDDLLLFWEALAADPEAGPALRSRFPRVLVDEYQDTNVLQARLLKNLAPDGRGLTAVGDDAQAIYSFRAATVRNILDFAEHYPAATVLPLETNYRSTAAILTVANAVIAAAAERHEKTLTATRQIGPPPLVVRCKDEAEQARFVTDRLLELRDSGLELDKQAVLFRASHHSLALELELQKRDVPFKKFGGLRFLETAHVKDLLAFLRLAENPRDEISTLRCLLLLPGVGRSRAAKAVALLRESNGDFGSWKELAAPGGGVAEWKAFLDLMPLLAANREDLSSQIRRVRRLYRPLMEATYDNAAERNRDLEQIELLAGRGRDRASFLADLTLDPPSSAAASAGPREDEETVTLSTMHSAKGLEFEAVFVLNACQGGIPSEQAEDDAALEEERRLFYVALTRARTHLTICHPLTRHLKRHGLRDGYGFSELTPFLTPEALAGCETLAASGEAADEAPPAPAATVSAADVRAAIRARRG
- a CDS encoding STAS domain-containing protein; this encodes MATERACRFEQDGNLLIITLLPELAEVPWADVEEIGSSLETRVLDRDKPQVIVDLTPLAHMGSGMVALVVRIWKAAQQQGGKFAVVNDHELVGEVLQLAGLADRWTIVSTRDEARKRLDVRARAAPARAAIVGGAPAAAAAGGGGLLAACGVGAVLLSAAALILMFLAPDLLPALALKATLFAGAVIGIVLGTLTLAWYLGVPRFTGVGVLLCSVALLIAGLVLEPNRLPADDGPNDSADLVVPDAEPSTAPQAPGSTADPLAEPAPEPPSTPAEALNGASDDAALIGAGQPDAGRPTEVLSAGSVRD
- a CDS encoding GspE/PulE family protein, yielding MSTDEPNADRPKSGNPARPRRNPSEQRALQAELRELADVVGPGPLVDLLLERAFQMQATDIHLDPTGNDLRVRVRVDGLLHDILRLPSDTQNQVISRVKLLGGMDITERRHAQDGHISNSIAGVERDVRIGSGPTIHGERLVLRLMPESGNFTRLEELGIRQAQQELLERQLNRPYGMILAVGPVGSGKTTTMYAGLHGLNEPHRSLVTIEDPVERRIEGVNQIQVDNRTSFGFAEALRACLRQDPNVMMVGEIRDAETAHIAGRAALTGVLVLSTMHANDAASAVDVLREFDVPPAVIADSVNCIVSQRLLRRASERSREEYSADDATAEILGLSAEERADATLVRGIPSEENFQTGYVGRTGVYEVMPIDGDVRKAILRGAPTREIRDIARANGMSSLESEARAKALSGETTVEEFVRLQAGLSDDPTGKRDRTHGEFAGNPDRRPDGPPQGGGDGRSNPPKSSTVRVA